The sequence below is a genomic window from Lolium perenne isolate Kyuss_39 chromosome 7, Kyuss_2.0, whole genome shotgun sequence.
tattcggtcgcgcgcacccattcTTTTATTCCGatcgtttggttccggagggagcggcgcgaagctctgttctgtgttgacatcaagagacttttgatccatggtgaagtctgaagcagagaatttcatgaaggaggGATCGGGGGATTAGctatgttttgagagcggggactatcttcatgaacgtcatctccattgacTCCTCCAGATTGGCACATGCATGCAAATATGCGGgaaggtgaggaacaaaatcaacgagatcaggttggatctgtttacctccttccatcgcattgcttgctgtcgacgatgatgtTGACGATGTCATCGAGATCAGGATCTTGCGAtctccaattcccacagacggcgacaATTAGCGAtggattaactcgtcaatgcctacgtgTTGTAGATTTAGGATTtcgtggaaagtagagggcaagtagatctcgaacgtTTCAGCCGAACAAAGGTGCTCACTCAATATTATGGTGACTAGGgttacaatgattcgatcctttctttgtcctcggcttcccctttatataggaggcgaagccAAGGCCTTTCTGTGTCATACAAGTACAAGTTTATCGGGCCGCACTGGGACTCTTCCTATATTGATTACAAGTTTCCTATAATAACTCTACTTTTCTAATCCGAATATCTTCATATTTTTGGGCCTCCTAAACTTCGAGTCCACGGGCCTTCTGCTCCAATAATAAGCCAGGGGTATGTATGCGTCATGCTCCTTCGGCATAACTATGTCACACGGGGAGCTTCATGTTTCCCACTCCACAGAGAAATGAATTGGGTGCCGACCTATGTGGGGGGCATCTAACACAACTCTCTAGCGATCTCTCCTGAAAACCTAGCGTCATATCCAGCTCTGACTTCTTCATAGATCGATTTCCCCTCCTCCGGACGGCCTTGCCTGTATCAAGAGGGGTGGAGAACCCGAACTATGTCTGGAAGTTTTAACAAAAGAAATATTTTCATAGATTATGTTAGGAATTTGGTATCCGTCTTTTTTTGGCATCCGTCTCAATGGAGATGACATCATCTATAGTAAGTGCCCTTAGGCTATTTGTTCCCGCAATGATGATTCTGTAGTTTTCTTCGGGGTGTTCTGTGTTATTGTGCTGGGACATGTGTCGCGTCCGGTTGCTTCATGCAAGTTCCAACGTCATGTACTATCTTTCGCCATAAATAGATGTCGGAAGtttatcaaaatttaaatgatctATACACTTAGACACGTTCCagtgtatagatacattcaaatctatacctaataataaagaaaataaggcttcttgttcgtccgtctgTTTTTGCCCTGACTTTTCGTCTAAATTACCGCCCCTGCCACCTATAAGTCAAACTAAATAAAAACTGTTCGACCAGAAAatagacttttttttttttgaccctgACCAGAAAATAGACTCACACGCCTAGGACGCCCGGCCCGGAAACTTCTCCTCTCTTCGTACATCTCTAAGCCTGGGGGTCCGTTCAATCCGTTCAGGACTCAGCTGCTACGATGCATTGGGTACTGCCGGAGACCTACAAATACGCAGGAGAGGAAGTGGTCTCAGATCGTGGTGGCAGGTGCGTCACCTAAACATGGAAATAGAAAACATCTGATTTTTCTTGTACACGCAGTACGGCGCGATAAAAGGAAACATAACGCAACGCGAAATCATCCCCTGTCCCCCACGCCTGGCAGCCCGGCCTCCGGCGAAGGCGGCAACACAGCTGCCCAGGGCTTCACCGTCGGCGGCCGCCCGTCAGCTACGAACTGAACGCGGAGAGAGGTAGACGAGTATTGGTCGACGATTCGGTCAAGGAAGACATCATCGTTGCTGGTGCTCTTGACGTGGACTAAGGGCTACACCTCCGTGGAACACAGGGTCGGGCAACTGCAAAGGAGTTCCTCGCTGTTGTCTTTGTTGACTTCGCTGCCGCGGTGGAATTACCCAATACCTTCCCACTCCAACACCTCAATGTCAAGTTCTTGGCGATCAGGTACCTTTTTTTGGAGATCGGATACTAGAGGAAGGGCATCATGTATGCCACAGGAGAGTCTTTGTAGATGTCCGTGATTTAGTCATCGTCGCTGGTTTTATTGATCTGTTTGTTCTTATATGGTCGTCGTGTGGCCCTGGCAGGCGTAGGGCATGGCCCAAATATGGGCGGCCTTCATGCCCCCTCGCGATTATTTGTATTCAGCACGATGCCGCAGTTTTGGAGGTCGCTGCTCCTGTCCAGGACAGAGCAGAAGCTCACCAGTCTTCATGCCTCCGTAAGTCCTCTCTTAAGAGATACAAAGATGCTTTGATTCTGTAAGCCCACCAGTACGGTCATTATGTCCTGGAAGTGACGGCATAAATCTGATGCTTTGACTCCATAACTGGAAAGAAGTTGCCTGAGCGAACAAACCAGATCAACGATCGTGGCTATctaatttttattttctttgacaGACGGAACCTAAGATCGTACATGCAATCCTCAAATCGTGTAGTTTCTACATGTAACATATCAACTGACACAATGTTTTTTATGAGTAATAAACAGATAAACCACTCATCTAAAAAATTACATATGTTAGTAATAATGCACTTGATATGTTATATCATTCGCTTACTTTTATTTAAGATTTTTGCAGTTGCCATATTGAGCTAAAAAAGAAGTGATAAAAGAAGTGTAGAAGATGAATTGTTTGAAGAACCCCGTATGGCCCAAAGATTTATCTGCCTTCATCTCCTTCCTCTACTCCCCGGGTGTGGTGGCGGCGCATGGATCTACTCCCGTGGACACACGTCTACCCCGTGGTGAAGTAGAGTGCAGAGGGGGTTGTGGCAGTGCGCCTAACCGGGGAGCGCACCGTGGACGTGCTAAAGCTATCGTATTTTGGCAACACAATGTGATTGTACCAAAAATAACATAGAGTATTTTTTTCTAGAGCAAACACGTATTTCATTAATTTAAAATCAAGTTACATAACACATGTGAAATAAAAGAGAAACTAAGATAAAATAACATACTTTGTGTGTGCATCTGTCAGTTATTTTTCtgtcccgttgcaacgcacgggcatgttTACTAGTTTAGATAAAAAAATTACATCTTTTTATGGACGGAGGGTACCTGTCTTTGACTCTTGTATGATGATCAGATAACTGATGCGGAGAAAAAACTTTCTAAAAGAAACGTTGTTTCAAACCCCCCCGGATAAAACATAGCTCTCTTTCCGATTCCAACGCATCTGCAGAGCCTGAATCGGATCTGTTCACGTATGTAAGGGAGACTATATAATCTACTTCATCGATGTCGCACCGTAAGTCCAGGAAAACCGACGCCCTGATGAAAGCAATTTCTACCTGCTTCGGGGGCCAGCAGGCTCGACGACGGCGGCCTTGCTCGAGTCAGGGTCGCCATCAGGTGGTAGGGGCGGCGCGTCGGGTCGCACGGTGGGCTCGCAGTCACTGGCCACGTAACGTAGCACCACCAGAGGCGTCGAGCGAACAACCAGCCGGCGCCACCGACCAACGGGACTGGTCGGGGCTGCCAGAGGACCTGCTGCTGGCGGCCATGGCGTCGACGGAGGTCCTCGACGTGCTCAACTCCGGCGACGTCTGCTCCTCCTGGCGCGCGGCGTGCGCCCAGTTCTGTCGCCTCCACCTCCACGCCAAGCCCAACCCGCCTCCCTGCCTGCTGCACGCCCGTGCCGCCGACGGCGCCGCCGCGATCTACTCCCCATCAACCGGCGCCACCTTCCCCTGCCGCGGCGGCGGGTTTGCGGTTGCAGGCTCGGCGCACGGGTGGGTGTTCGCCGTTGACGATGCGACGGCCAACCCCTTCCTCTTCAACCCTCTCACGGGCGCCCGGACCGCGCTCCCGCCCCTCGCCACCCTCGAGCGCGTCAAGGGCACCTCCCTCACCGCCGACGGCACTGTCGTGTATGACATCGACCATTGGCATCCGACGTGCGCCGCCACCGCTGCGATGGGCGTGGAGCCTGTGACTGCAAGGAGGGCGCGAGACTGGATGTTTCGTCGCGCCGCCATCTCCGCCGCCGGCGTTGTCCTCCTTGTGCACATGCCACACGGCGAGGCATCGTACGCGAGGCCGGGAGACGAGCGCTGGACCTCACTCTCATCCGTCCTGGCATCCTTCATGGCTTGCCCCATCATCGGCGTcgtccacaacaacaacaacggcctttTCTATCTGATGTGCCAAGGCGGCACCATTTTCTCCGTAGACCTCGCTGGACCGGTGCCGGCGGGGCGAACCATCTCGTACCTGATGAGGGAGTTGCGCCCTAGCTATAAAAACTCCTACTACGTCGTCTTCCGCGGCGAAGAGCTCCTGGTGGTGACGAGACACCTCTCGCTGTCGAGACCTCGCGCGGGGGAGAAGGACGTGTCCACGACGGACATAGTGATCGAGAAGATCACTTTTGAGCTGCCAGCTCTGGTCAGGTTGCCTGGCGTCGGGGACGACTACGCCTTGTTCCTTGGCAACAACGAGCCGATGTGCCTTCCGGTGAAGGACTATCCCATGTTGCGGCCCAACTGCGCCTATCTCGCCGACGACAGTGAGCAGCACTTCCCGCCTATCACGCGGCAAGACGCCGGTATATGGGATTTCAGTAGCGGGAGAATGCACAAGTTCGGTAGCCAACTGCAGCCTTGGCTGGATGAGCGACCTCCTATTTGGATCACCCCCTCTCTTTACTAGCTACCTACCTCCTCCTCAGTTCTAGCTTTGTTCAGATCATCGAACTAGTTGAAGTTTGAGCAAGTTTATACAAGTATCAACATCTACAACACCAGTCGATCAGTTTGTAGAACTTGTTGGTGGTCAAACTTTGTTTGACTTGGAACAAATATAGAACATTGTTATAAAACGGAGAGTGTCACTTCCGGAGTTGGTTCGTATACTTCGTATCCTTTGGGCGACGCAAGTACGTGTAGTTGATATGCCACACGGATAAATACTTGGGACTGCCCCCACTGGTTGGGGTAGAGAAAACATACTGTTTTCAGCGCCTTATAGACAAAATCTGCAGCAAGTTGATTGGTTGGAACGAAAAGCTTTTATTTCTTGGACGAAAGGAAGTGTTGAAAACATGGTTCTCAAGCTATTCCATCTTATGTCACTACGGAAAAAAACAAGCACTGCGGTGCAGccactctttgccgtgcgcccccGCGCGGTAAAGAAATGCACCCaggaaacgcacggcaaagaaacggcACACGGCAAAGGCCAACGCACGGCAAAAAAGACATGCACGGCAATGGTCGAAGACAGCACACGGCAAAGAGCCTTGCACGACAATGAACGAAGACAACGCACGACAAAGATTTGAAGTACGGCAATGGCGCTTGGCATTACCGTGCCTTaccctttgccgtgcgcacgGCTGGGACGCACGGCAACgccgcctttgccgtgcgttctTCCGTTTGCCGTGCGCTACATGGCATATTTCTTTGTTTtcctttctattttatttcatttaatacttatatttattttttcaattagttttactttttgttgacaatttattatagtgttactTAAGACAATGTGTATATACCCATACTATTTGCAATACATCAAGTACTCTCCATCTTCACCCCCCCCCCACGTatatcagggtttcggagcaATCCGCGTTTCGAAGAATCTGCAAAGTGTTATCGCACGaatgtgaggaaggtcacaccggggagctatttttgcaccattacaccttccaccacactttcacacatatcataggttcacatgcaagatttggtgggattctgGTGCTCCGGCGATTATTCTCCGCCCCTCCCCCAAAAGAACgatatgtgtgccccggcgggtctaccccctagatttctccacgcgaggttccataaatgtaccttttcattgttttaggtttgtttaggacatatacacataaaAAACCAAGCTTGGAACCCTTTGGCACATgctagcctccggtatacccgtagccccatgagccacccttctcggtaacttgttcttcaagacaatcttcaaaagtgggcatacCAAGGTTCCCATCCAATGTCGGTGATAAGAAAatatcatccatcgcgttgtcttcaataaggtagtccacatgcgctgacgacacttaggcacattattccaagaagaattgccttgatctattggttagggttagggtttacggtttaCGGTTAGGGTTACATTTATGGTTAGGGATTATGGTTTAGGTTTACGGTtacggttagggtttagggttaggatttagggttttgcAGGTCCCGTGTGTGGAGCTGCAATTCCATTACTCAAAGCCTCCCTAGTTATCAGAATCATTCCCATCACTTGCACCACATGAGACAACCTTCTCGGTAAATTGTTCTTCAAGAAAATATTCAAAAGTGGGCATACTAAGGTTCACATCCAATTCTGGTtataagcagatatcatccatcatgttgtcttcaacaaggtattccacatgcgctgacggcacttaGGCACCTTATTCCAAGAAGAATTGCCTTGATCTACTCGTTAGGGTGAGggttagagtttagggttagggccattgTCACATTAGCCACCCTTCTCGGTAATTTGTTCTTCAAGATAATCTTCAAAAGTGGACATACCATGGTTCACATCCAATTCTAGTGATAAGCAAatatcatccatcgcgttgtcttcaacaaggtagtccacatgcgctgGCGGAATTTAGGCACATTATCAAGAAGAATTgccttgatctactggttagggttagggttagggccattatcacatgagccaccCTTCTCTGTACTTGGTCTTCAAGTCAATTTTCAAAAGTGGGCATACCAAGGTTTCCATCCAATTCTGGTGATAAGCATATATCATCCATCacgttgtcttcaacaaggtagtccacatgTGCTGACGGCATttaggcacattattccaagaagaatTATCTTGATttgctggttagggttagggttaggtccattatcacatgagccacccttctcggtaacttgttcttcatcaagacaatcttcaaaagtaGGCACATATACTAAGGTTCCCATCCAATTCTGGTcataagcagatatcatccatcgcgttgtctgcaacaaggtagtccacatgcgctgacagcacttaggcacattattccaggaagaattgccttgatctactggttagggttagggttagggtttagggttagggccattgTCCCATGAGCCACCCTTCTCGGTAACTTATTATTCatcaagacaatcttcaaaagtgggcatatataccaaggttctgtaatatcccaggtttaaaggctacaaaatgagagaacaccaaagtgtgcattgcattcatgcatagaaaatctggggaattttcgcaatttcaaataaaacttgtcacagtaactgaagtttcacttgacttgctggaattgaagtagatcattcaGTCAAACGCTATAAACTTCaccgtgatctttgctaaaaccatgttttgggtagagatgatttgatctatggactagatcaaatggaattagctttacaacaaacaacaccttaggtaagggtcaactacaagatcttataaaagatttcaacctgacattccttacaacaacacatgaataattgttCAACCATAAATCCAAGAACACAATTAAtcaagaaactattctttacttatcttttccatgtattTTACTAAATAAATATTCTTACCATGATCCACATGGTATATTCTCAACCACAATATTGAACCCAAGCCAAGGACATTCATATTCATCTTTATCAAACCTTGACTATTCAATCTTGTCCATTCAAACCTATTTCTACTAAACATTAGAGAAAAGAGAGGACCATCCATGTGTTTATATTATCCATTGAGTAGAACCATAGGTTAATATTCAAACCCTATCTAAGTGAGGTAAGTCATTGATACTAGCTAAGGCTATAAGAAGTACAAGTCAAGtactaaaccctacttgacctagtcaacacttgatggtaagtaagaaCCTGTTTTATTACTGATCCAAGAGaagcaagtgttgtgatcattacacccTGGTAATGATCCTAAACCCTAGAGGAACCCTACCTATCCAAGAGAACTCAAGCTCAAAGTGTAGACTCAAGTATATTGAgcaatacttgatcttggagaggagAACCATGTTTCACTAATGAGCCAGTAGGAGGCCAATACACGTGATCATTACAAGTTGGGTAATGAGCATATACCCTAAGAATCTAGGTGAGTGTGATGAGAGAAATAGTAAAGAagtgattagtgaggaataagtggatcatgtctaatacaTGATCTTACCTTGTAGATTTAAATGATAAGATAAACCTATGTGATAAGTAGATACCAtccatcacatgaaatgataggtagAGCACTAGAAATTAACCTAGATCATTCCTCATATCATGAGTGGAGGATTAATGGCATTAACTTAAACCTTGCTTATCCAAATACTTGGGACAACCCTAGAATTGCCTTGATTAATGAATCCTAACAAAGTGAGGAGAATAACCCTAGCCAataaaacataaccaaagcttatgtccATATCCTAATCCtggttgtgtatcacttgggtgatcacaattaAAACCCTACATCACATTTGAATTCCAATACATGTATCACTTAGGATTATAAGTAGAactctgccatacctcatgcctatttatatttcaattagtgaagcatcaccaaaaccctaaaccattcCACAAGGAATCCATGCATAAAACCTAACTTGtgcatcacaagtataaaccaaggcATATATACCTAAAGCCTAATTGCCATTTAGTGATTAGTGTAAAACTACTATTAAACCCTATACTTCCATCTTAGTGGCTAAATTTGTTAAGTATTACTTAACTCAAATATTTATTTAAAAAATGCATGACCTATGAGAATCAAATAATTTGATTAGGAGTGTCAAATCAATGTGTTAAGAAAACCATATTAATAACCTTAGAATAAACCTAAACTAAATTCCAAGCCATGAGAAAAATAAGCACATAAAATCATGCCATAAGATCTTACTCTTAAATAAGAAACCCAGTATTAATATTAGCCTAGTAAATTAATTCTTTACAAAGGAAATTCCAATTAAATCAATTCTATAATTTCGTAATTGAAGAAAATCTCTGAAAAATAATTTGAACACTTCAAAATCTAAATATTAATCATATCTATATAAAATATTTCTTGTCCATAATATTAATGCTTATTTACAAATGCTAAAACAAGGTATCTTAAATAAACACTAAAGTATTATCATTACTTGAGATAGTTAGTGGGATTTAATTAGTTCAGTCCTGCAAAATAAAATTGAATTAAAAGTGGAATTCAAAAACAGAAAATATATaaaaagagaaaatataaatagaaaatgaaaagagaaaatagagagagagagagagagaggccttACCTGGCAGGCCGTAGCAGCCCACGGAGCAGCCCAACGCCAACCCAGCAGCATCCCATGGCGTGGCCCAGCCCCAGTCCACCGTACCCCTTCGTGAGATAAGATCGAAGAAGATGAGCTTCGTCGTTCTCTCACGGGAGCTCGACAACACGCTGAGCTGAGCCACGCCCCGGCCGTCTTTGTGGACTTTGCGAGCACGTCGCCGACTATGAGGAGCCTATAAATACCCTCGACGAACCCTGGTTTCCCGTTTCTTCTTTCCTCCTCAAATTTCTggaaaaaccctaaccctagccttgCCGGCCATCTCTTCTCGCCGCCGTCTGGAGCATCCCCGCGtctctccatcgacaccatcgtcaccaccatccTCGACTTGCTCAGCCTGAGCAAGGAATCGAGCTGGGGCAATCCACAGGGACCACGGCGAGCTCATCGTCTCCGATGCCGGGAGGAGACCATCCAGTCGATTGCGACCACCATAGAACACGCCGTCAAGCCCTCggtgctcctggtgagccactCGTTCCGCTGATGCCCTTGGCCAGCTCAATTACGCTTCATATCATCGCCGCACCATGAGTCTATGAGCGCCGCCACTTCGCCTTGCCGTCGATCATGCTCCGGCGACCATTAAGTAGTGGCGATAGCATCATTAGCTTTCTTATCGCGTGCTGAAGAGAACCGTAGTCCCCAATCGTCAGGGGGAGGCCCGAATCGCCGGCGCCAACCACGGATGACCGCCGGCAGAGAGCTCTAGGGACACGTCCACGATTTTGACCTGGTCCACGCTCGCGTGGCGTCTGACGTGGACACTGGTCCACCAATCAGGGACTAGCGGTAGGATCTGTCTCCGATACCTTTAGTATTTGGCATCTAATTCAAAATTCCAGAAAATCACTGAAACATtatcaaaataaataaaattcatttaagcttagaaaaatataaataagatatcaaaatgctcacaaaaataaactctattcaataaaaatataatataaatTTGTTTGTGAAAATAAAAATTTACTTATTTTAGCCTTTATTATTTTATGCCTTTTCTATTATCCTTAATTCAAATAAAATTTATTAATTAGTTTAGTTTCAAAAATAAATAATATCTAAtcagtaagtaaataaaatgttaagattgaATTTCTTTATCATATTTCATTAAATAAAATATTAGTAGTAAACCCTAAagtgcaaattaccatttaccattttctttaaataataataaagtaaTAAAATGTTTAAAATTAATGTTATTTATATAGataaagttatttatttatttgaacctttttaaaaaaattattatTTTCAAAATTCAATAACAACCATAAAATACCAAATCCTGAATTAAATCGTGAATAGTATTTGTCTTAATTCTTAAACCCTCTAATAAAATGTTAAGTTTATTAttgattttatttcaaagtacttatcACATAAGAATTgtatcataatttagaaaccctaattcTACTATAAGTAAGgaccttgatcccattattttatgtgatcatcctaAACTAGTTTCAATTCCAAAATCCTAGGggtttatcacatgtgatcatatgAACTTCACCTTTAGAACCTTAATATGCAATAAATAAATGCATGCTCATGATCTACTAAAATAAAACTAGGACAATTCACATGaagtcatcatttcatgtctttattCTTGAAAAAAccttatatgatccactagtgccactttgaggcaaaccctaacttgttactcacatattaacatcattgatcACCATTGTTAGTACCACACCATTGGAATCAACCTCAAGTATCATACCCTAATAGAACCATGGTGATCAACCATAATACCAATCTAGGATAGCAATTCACTTTACAtgctcttattcaactaaaccctacttgagACATAATAAACCACCTAGCTTAGAAACCCATTAGTGATTACTTAGTAAGCAGATGAGAAGTCATAGTAAATCTAATGTTTTAGCACCACCTTGATAactatcctttgatatgatacctatgatcaaccatagtaataaatctGCCAATACTTGCTGCATATAGACCCATCTTACTTAGTAATCAACTAGTTCCTAATTAGTGAACTAAataaatccaatagtaaaccctagaagcacaAAGTTCCTATTGGTAGTAGTTCTTATTCTTTATTTAttaaacatgttcttcaaaagttatttttTGATGTAAAtatcaatcaaaccatagaatcCAATAGTTATTACTTGAAATAGTTCTTATTTATTatgtaacttgttcttcaagagtTATTCTTTTGCTGTACAAAATAAATATCACCAACCATGCACTGTagcacttaaaattgacaactgccctTTACATATTAATCAACTACAATTCCTTTGTGTGCATGcttgttatgatgcattattcCACTTGTTTATGATGCTCagttaaccaaaccctaataagaaccttgtttgagaaccattctaaaagtgcaacacaccccaaataaatctttacaactcaccaatcctaaatcatcggggttaagttacgctcgggacgattgcatctcatattatgcattatagcatctttgccagttctttaaacattgtccttagcggacgatgatggtatttcagcatttggagttatcacgtatcgaagcttttgcctgcataagcttgcagtcaagaaaggtaagttcatcgcttgctcatgtcatttgattatttttatcgaactatatgcaaagtactatacttgtcactcctgcattgaaaatCAAAACATTACTTTAcagttatgaatatgactatatggtgggcaatggaaccatggtatgtgttgatggtggGGGTTCCATTGCAACAGTTCTACTCATCTtggactaatcaccaatgtcgtctagtgattctagcgccgtacatttcgtgttaaccataagatctataatgggtcTCGGGAAGTCAGTggtatcttttccctctcgcatatcaacggactagtgataagggttgcctattgatatgtctcaaacgtatctataatttcttatgttccatgctacttttatgatgatactcacatgttttatacacattatatgtcatatttatgcattttccggcactaacctattgacgagatgccgaagagccagttgctgttttctgctatttttggtttcagaaatccttgtaaggaaatattctcggaattggacgaaatcaacgcccaggggcctatttttccacgaagcttctagaagaccaagggagatacgaagtggggccacggggcgccgccacactagggcggcgcggcctagagggggcccgcgcggccctagcgtgtggggcccccgtgacgccccctgacctacccttccacctacttaaagccttcgtcgcgaataccacagtaccgagagccacgatacggaaaaccttccagagacgccgccgccgccaatcccatctcgggggattcaggagatcgcctccggtaccctgccggagaggggaatcatctccaggaggtctcttcatcgctatgatcgcctccggatatatatgtgagtagtccacccctggactatgggtccatagcagtagctagatggttgtcttctcctcattgtgctatcatgttagatcttgtgagctgcctatcatgatcaagatcatctatttgtaatgctacatgttgtgtttgttgggatccgatgaatattgaatactatgtcaagttgattatcaatctatcatatatgtgttgtttatgttcttgcatgctctctgttgctagtagaggctctggccaagttgatacttgtaactccaagagggagtatttatgcccgatagtgggttcattcctccattgaatctgggggagtgacaacaacctttaaggttgtggatgtgctgttgccactagggataaaacatcgatgctttgtctaaggatatttgtgttgattacattacgcaccatacttaatgcaattgtctattgtttgcaacttaatactggaagg
It includes:
- the LOC127312729 gene encoding uncharacterized protein produces the protein MSHRKSRKTDALMKAISTCFGGQQARRRRPCSSQGRHQVVGAARRVARWARSHWPRNVAPPEASSEQPAGATDQRDWSGLPEDLLLAAMASTEVLDVLNSGDVCSSWRAACAQFCRLHLHAKPNPPPCLLHARAADGAAAIYSPSTGATFPCRGGGFAVAGSAHGWVFAVDDATANPFLFNPLTGARTALPPLATLERVKGTSLTADGTVVYDIDHWHPTCAATAAMGVEPVTARRARDWMFRRAAISAAGVVLLVHMPHGEASYARPGDERWTSLSSVLASFMACPIIGVVHNNNNGLFYLMCQGGTIFSVDLAGPVPAGRTISYLMRELRPSYKNSYYVVFRGEELLVVTRHLSLSRPRAGEKDVSTTDIVIEKITFELPALVRLPGVGDDYALFLGNNEPMCLPVKDYPMLRPNCAYLADDSEQHFPPITRQDAGIWDFSSGRMHKFGSQLQPWLDERPPIWITPSLY